Below is a genomic region from Larimichthys crocea isolate SSNF chromosome IV, L_crocea_2.0, whole genome shotgun sequence.
GAGAAATCAGGAGTTTGTTGTGCATTCCACAATGTTGGATCTTTAACTGTATGTTCAACAGATATCTTATATTAACTGTTTACCTGGACAAGGTCCACCTTCCAAGATAATGTCATCGATGGCGATGTCACTCCTCACTGATGAACCCCTGATCGCTTTAAACACAATCTGTAACAGggacacaaagagaggagggagaagttCTTAAAGGCTCTGAAAAAAAACGTCTTTTTCTTAGTCAGCTTCACCCTGAGAGCGACAGGCAGTGGCGCCAGTGTCAATACAACAATGTCCAATATGTCATTACACATAAAAGacttcaataataaaaaaaaaaatcctacttAGATGAAAGTACTATCATCAAAATGTGTTCACAGCATCAGAAGTACTAATTCTGCGGAATCTGTTCCCTTTGACTGATCTATTTATTATATAGCATTTGACATGATTTGATTATTAATACTTATGCATTACTGTAGAAGCAGCATTTTACTATTGTAGCTGTTCTGAGgtgtaaaaaaacatcacaaatatGTATTCACACTAGATTTTGGGGGAATATTGGATACATTTACGTCTTTAGACCTCGAATATGACAAATGGCTCCAACTAGgctccattttttaaaatggtgtcacaagacaaaaaggttgagaaccactggttgAATATTTAATAATGCAGTATATTTTACTTACTTcttattatatgtattttaatgtaaaatcttaatttgaaGGGTAACTAATAACTACATTTGTCAGATAATTATTGCAGATTagtacagtttttttgtttgtttgtttgtttttgcaataaatatTGTAGTAATGTAGTGGAGtcaaagtataaagtataaagatgGACATACTCAACCAAAGAGCAAAGTATCCCAGAGCTGTACATGTACTAACAAATTGTTTTCCACCACTGGCTGTAAGGtctaacatgaacacatgaacatttattttttggaggTTATGGAATAAAAAtagatgcatgtgtgcatgtttgtgtgtgtgtgtgtgcacgtgtgtaaattcatcagttaattaaaaaaacttaaCCAACAACAATTTTGATAAAACGTGGCTCTGGTAACTTGtgattttatagaccaaacaaatGTCATAGACTAATCTACAgtacaaataataattagttaCTATCAGTTActatgtttgtctctctgtctctcatctccAGCACACAGGCTTCAGATCTAATTTGCATGGTTTGCATCTCAAGTCTTGCTGCACTCTTGCCTGATGCTGGCTGTCACTCTGGTACTCCACCGTGGCCCTCAGCCAGGCGATGCTCTGCTCGCCGCTCCGTTGCCACAGCAACACGTCCTCTCCGTCCTTGCCAAGGTGAACGCTTAGCTGGCCCGTGCCCGAGCCGTACATGTGGTAGTAGAAGCGCAGACACTGAAGGCCCCTGGAGCCCCTCAGAGGGCGGGACAGCAGCCGGGTACTCTGACCGGGCAGTAGGGGCGATGCCTCCATGTGCAGATAGTATCCTGTCATTGAAAAGTGAACGGGTTTGTCTGAGTATATCTGTGAAATGTTAAGACTAATGCTGTGTGGACAGCTACAGAATAAAATGTAACCTTTTCCATCTCTGAGCGtgttgtgtgtactgtgtgcaTTAAAACATGCTAGCAGGGGATTGTAGAGGAGAGTTGAAGCGGGGGACCCTCACCAAGTCCTGTGGTGTGATCTCCTCTTGGCCCGGTGTATGAGGTCGGGGTGGGTCCTCTCCTCAACTCCCAGTCAGCATCATCACTCTGCTTGTCCTGAGTGTAACCGCACAGACCGGCTTCAAAGTCACAGTGTCCAGAGAGAGACGACAACAACGAACCTGCAACAGGAGAACGTATGTACTGTACACTTTAAGTTATGCGACACTTTATGACTGATGATGCTTTATCGTGACAGTCAGTGTTAAGACTGCTGCATCTCTCTGGGCTGACTCTAGTTTGAACTTTAAATCTATCTATTTTCATACTATTGTGGGAATCACCTGAAACACTTATCATCCATCTGAACTGTAACTGTGTTGTAACTGTGTAACAtatcacctgaacacacaggtGTAAACTAAACTAGACTAAACTCTAACTAGTGTTATATAGTGCACATTTTGTTGATTGTTGCAAGAACACTGATTACTATTAATTGGATGAAGGCCAACCCTCCCACAATTGCTCAGCAGTTACAAAAAGTTGAACGTGTACATGATAAAACACTTTATTGACTGCCTTAGTTAGGAATCTTGTGCTTATCGTTTTGATGTGAATTGTTTTGTATATATACTTCATAAGTAGAAGTGTGTGTCCTTTACCCCTATATGGTATTATTCAATCTACAGATGCATGTGTGTCACGTGGAGCCCAATCTTGAGGTGGATTCTGTAATATTAATTGTCTCTTAATGCGTGTCAGTagcaataaagtaaaaaaaaagaaaaagaaaaagatgaataaaagttGTATTCAGCATtacaagacaacaacaatacGAATCAACACAGTAACCTGGAAACAAACAGTTGGTGATACAGCAGCAGTGGCTCAGACTGGACTCATTGCACATGAgtttgtcaaagtcaaagtttgCAGCAACTTTTCAAAAACATGGCTGACTATGGGCTGTGTAGCTGTCAGGGGCCCAAAATAATCGAATCAAAAAAGGAGTTTGTTTGTGCACAAAAATGGGGGTTGATAAAAGTGTGGCAATATCTGCTCAAGGGTCTGCACTGGCTCTTGTCTTCATTGTTGCAGATTTTCCCTTCTGAGGTTGGACGCTTCACTTTTTGGGCCCCTGCTTAATGGCAATTTAGTTGTTAGTGGTTGATCAAATTACCACAATCCATTGACATGCAGTAGGGTTTCCTTCAAACTTCTGGGGCCCCTGGAGGTCATGGGAACCTGAGGCATATGGTAAGTTACAATCCATCCTTGATTCCCAGACTAGTATTCAGTTATCTTCCATAAATAATGTCTGCCATCAGTTACGCAGCATGATTGTCTATCATTTGAAGTATTTTGAcgcaaacatttaaaactgtttctgtgtatgACTAATCTGGAGATCTGTATGAGCTCGCTGAGTGCCTTTAATttttataatcaaataaaaatagtCACTGCCCTGGTTGTTGGGTACATGCTGTAAGTTTGTACCTGCTGTCAGCTCACAGTCTCCGAGGTTCACGCTGATGTCGTCCAAAGCCACAGAACCGCAGTCCCAGAAGCTCCTGCAGGTGCTAATGAAAACCACCTGAACAGCAAAGGTGAGAACAGTAAGCACAGGCGTCCTCATCAGCTTCACCACCCCAGAGGAGTTTGTACATTCTTACAACCATTAATCATTTACAGATCAGCCCCGAATAGAacccaaaaccacaaagaaacttttttgtggttgttgctCATTTTCTGCTCTAATGTTTGTTTGAGATTCTCAAATCCTGtgtgaggaagaaaagaaagcatcAATCAAATGGTGAGGGTTTTAAAATGGCTCAATATGCGAGAGAAGAACAAAAGGCCTATGTGGGGAAAGCCTTTGAGCCCTTTGGCTTCCAGATGAATTAATTCTCATGACACACATGATGATGAAACTGTGTCCtctaacagcagctgtttagTAATCAGAACACAAAGTGAAGGTTTTTATTCAAGTGATTTGTTATTTCATCTGGCCTCCGCTCTGTCCTGcattcttttcatttccttcaCTTCCTCCCCTTTTCCCATTTACTAAATTAGCCAAAGTTGCTTCTGACATAGttcctttcctttttattaGACATTCCAGTAGTTCCATGTAAAATATCACAAcaactatttagttttatttgcatGCAATGTTTCCTCTAGTACTAGCAGCAGATTGATATTTCTAGTTTTTAGCTAAATGAAAATAGAGCCCCCTGAatttcacacactggacctttaattttcTAGTTAATCACGCACTTCCATCCATCTTCCTTCACTTCCTTTGCTCCCTTTGttcctgtctgtttgttttttccttcttttatcatttattatttggcCGCCTACcactttccctccttccttctttatttcttccatCTCCTCATTGATcatcttgtttgtcttttcacatATCACTGATGACTGATTGATATTTCCACTTCCTCTCCACTAACCTTGGCAGGCTGTGACGTTTGGAAGGTAACATCCGCTGCAATCCAGATTCCTCTGGACTTCTCTGCCTGAGTCCAGATCTTCTCCTGGCTGTTGTTCCGTTGCTGCAGATACACAGCAAGAGCCCGATCTGTCTGGTTGAAACCTGCAGTTGCCAGAGTTATTTCTGGTTGGTGAGTCAGTAAAATTAATCATAGCAGAATCCACACATAGACGCAAACGCGCATCCAAAGAGTTTTTGGGTGCCACTCACCCCTCAGGGAAAAGTAGAATCTCAGGCAGTACTTCATGTTCCCAGGCAGAGTTGGACCGATCAGGTGGCTAACGTAACCAGATTGTGGACTCAGCCGGGAGTGAGCCAACAGGAAAGATCCTGGAAGGAGAAGACAGCCTTTATTTTCTTGAGAAACTCTCTTCCTGTGTGAGACTGTTTGCAATGAATGTTCCTGTCACGACTCACACCTGGTTTTGATCTTGatctctaaatgtttttttagccTCAAATCCTCAGTTGTTTTATGCTACCACATCCTTATCCAAAGACTacactgtttttaaagctgtgtaAATTGATAATTGATCACAAGGAGTCAGAAAATAATCTGACAGACACCGCTATGATGAAGCGGCTTGCTTATAAAGTTGTAAAGTGATACTGAAAATGTACATTACATGTAACATTATCATCCATTTGTAGCCGTGTTTGTGAAGATAGATGAAGTCCAATACTCAGCTCTTGCCAACTCCTCTGGCTAGTTGCAGTTCACAGTGTACAGTGGCTTTTCAGAGTGGCTTTGCTGCAAACCATCTGCCGTCTGAACTGCAGGGTAAATGTGGTGTACACCAAAGCAATAAGCTAAACGTCATATTATTTCCCATAATTTAGATACTAAAGCATCCCCACAGTCATTTGAGTACTGCACACATTCTTTCTCCCTGTCAAAACCTGCAATCTGcactacccacaatgcaactcaactGAACAGATTTTAGTTTGTTATGCCGGTAGTCTGGAGCCTcaagcagagagaaggagcaggCTACAGAGGTCTGGTGGGATCACGTCTTTCTAACCCCACACCCACAgattctttcattttcaaacgTATAGTCTTCAGCCCCAAGCAAGTCTGACTCAAGTGAGATTATTTGGGGCAACACAACCCCCTCTGAAGCTTTGTACAACTTTTTCACATGTACAGCAGTACCCCTTAATGCCTGTAAACCGGCTTTGGTATGTGGGAAGTGTGCTCTCCCcttaatgcaggtttaaatattagaaatgttttgaaataagTTATCCCACCTGCCCCTGTGGTGTGGTCTCCATTCCTAAATATGTTGGGCTTCACGGATACTCTCCTCCACGGTGACCCCATCTGGTCCTGGCTGTACTGGCAGAGACCTGACTCGAAGTCACAGTTGGCGATGGAGGGGTCAAAGTTCGGCTCTGTGGGACAAATGTATATAATCAGCATGTTAATGTTGGATGAATGCTGCTGTGTCTCTTGTTTTAGTGCTTAAAAACTGCTACATTCACATCAAATTTGTTCTGGATATTTGtagtctccagaggatgaaccaaGGCTTTAAGctattatttcttttgaaatcctaaaatgtgatatttacgATGATCCCCCATAAAGCAGTATATCATAAATATGACGACATTTAAATGAGCCTGTTTAAAATTAACAGTCAGTGACTGTGGCTGGAGCTCACCagtgtctgtgctgcaaaacTCTGGAGAAAAGGAAATGTCATCAATTGCCACACGTCCGCCTCTCTGACTGTTAAAGGCCACTTCAAAGACCACctagagaggcagacagacacatggaGACAGACCCTTATAAGCAAAGCTGTATGCTATTATGTGCACACAAATGCATACCCTCACACAGAAGTAAAATTTATGTACAACACGTGTACAGTTTGGGGTACTAGCACTTAAGTTAAATAAAGTATGTAGgttcaaatgcaaaaaaaggaCCCACACTTCTATAACAGAATGAGGAGCAAAGATTATCTTTCAGACAtacattcatttctgtgaaacTTTACTTTGACTCCGTTATTATATTTTAGGggtaaatacattttactatGTTGTTAGTGATTACTTTACAGAAGCTTTATGCACTAACCAGCTTCTTCATTGGGTACATGTGTATCTGTACATCTAATGCGATGCAACAATTTTTACCTTTACAAAGcttataatgtttttgttgacactgtcagaggtCAGAATTAAACTTTATAGTGTCGTAGCTGGCACGATTCATTGAAAGGTGTTCCTAATATTATGgtcttataataataatgtcatgaACTATGACtgcaataataaacatataattaaattaacacatttctgacagtgtcaacaaaagataaaaatgtatgaGCTTTGTGAAAGTAGCATTATGGCAAAGCTGTTGTGTTGGATCACTTTAGATCATGCATAATGACGTCAGCAGTATATGGAGTTCATAGTTCATTcatcaacaacaataacaagtGTTCTTGAAAAATCTTTAAACTTTTAGCATCATTTAGTTTAACTGGATGATTTCCTCTTACATGTCTtacaaccacaaacaaaccaGCATATAATATTTTGACATGTACCTTTAAGCATGCCCTGACTGACTCTGAATTGGATGCAGTTCAATGAATCATTGATTTAATTAAGGACAAGACAAAGATCAACGTAGAATTAGAGGTCTCACACCCAGACAAGATTTTGATTGATTTCCAGCAGGGTGGATCATTGTAACGCCCTTTCATCTAGTCTTCCCAAACAGACCATGAGAACCAAGACGACTGAGCACATTATTCCTATTTCTTCACACTGGCAGTCAGCAGTCATCTGGTAGAAGCTTGAGTCAGAACAAACAGAGTGAAGGTATTTTAAGCTGCTATGCTGCACACAGGTGGAACCTAATGATCTTAAACTGCGTAACTGAAGCCacttttaaatctaaatggaAAAACTCTGCGGTTCTCCTGTGCctttgattaattgtttttggGGCAggacttctttttcttttgttgcatcTGGGACACTTTGAATTGCCTCCGTGTTAGAAATGTATTACATAAATGAAGCTACCTCGGCTTGCTTTATGTAAAAGTCATCACATACAGCCTTAAAATGCCTTGCACATAAAGCTGACTGGACATGTTCATACTGACCTGTATGGAGTATGGTGCCTTCAGGTCCACCTGCACAGGTATCCATTCTCCAAGCGTCCCGCTCCACTCATTCTGGCTTTCTGTGCCTGCTCTCCACAGCTCCTGGTACTGACCCAGTGGGTCCCTGGTGAAAACAGAGAACAGGTTCCCTCTTTCCTCGCTTCGCTGGTACTGAAAGCTCAGACACCCAGAAATGGGCACCTTCGTCATGGGAGACACCAGCTTGGCCACTTCTTTGAAAGTCTTGGCGTAGATGGAATCCACATACATCAAGTGACCTGAGAGGGAGTTTAGGAGTCAGCTTGTGAAATGCAGTTTCATGGACCTTGACTTGAGTTTCAGAAATCCCAGAAGGCCTTATTTGGGGATTTGCAATAAATCCCAAAACAAGACCAAAAGCAACAAttattgtttgtctgtgtagtcTGATATATCTTCTTACTCCcagccacagagctccattgttgtctcAAAACTAttaaacacatcacatcaattatccacactgttgcactggatGACATGTTTCTCAAATAtcatgaatacacacactggttattttgagtcaatcccacacacaccatcctgctgctgtaaatacttaGTATAGCactaaatgtgtattaatccaccaTTGAAAATAGTCCTCAACAAATGAACTGTTTACTCTGGTTGAagtaatgtttgctaaaaactacagtgcccaacTGTTTTAGGACATTATTGAGCCTATTGCTGAGCTTAAGTCACCAGCTTATCACAGGgctcatagagacaaacaaccattcacactcacattcacatctaggggcaatttagagtcaccaattaacctgttaagtgcatgtctttggactgtgggaggaaacggAGAACtcggagagaacccacacagacacggggagaacatgcaaacccctcacagaaaggccccagctgaggtttaAACCAGGAACCGTCTTAAATAATATCACAACAATAGAAATTATGGCCAAAACTACATAAACTAAGACCCTAATTGTAGAAACAATAAGCATCCATTCGTCCAAAGTAAAAATCTGCAGGGCTCTCAGTCATTGGATTAAAACATCTTTGTATAAATACTCACCTGTCTTATTGTTGTATGTGTGGTCATTTGGTATGTTGTTGTTAAGCACCTGGACCCCACCTCCTCCCACATACCAGTTCACATTGGCGTTCCACTGATTACTGtatccacacaggtgagactcCTCAAAATCACACTCTAgatatagaaaaaaagaaacctggGTGTGAGTGCAAAAGGTTTTAACTCGATAATGTACcaaaatgttcatgtgtgtctgtgtgtgatgtgtttttctttctgcatgaAAGCTGTTGAATGTATAGTATGCGTGATGTAACTGACCCAGACAGTATCCGGGGCTTATGTGGATCTCAAAGATGGCCACGCTGCTCCCAGCGCTCTGTCCGGGTTTACCTTCGATGACAATCTAATCAGTAACACATGTTGTTCAGTAATAGCTTGCAATCAGTGATACGGAGTGACAAGGGAATAACATCATAGAAGGAGAGCGAATGTGGAAGGTCAGAGAAGGTGCACGCCCTAAAATGAAACACCGCAAAATTACTTTCAAAGCTCTAGTGAGGTTTAAAATGACTTACATAGAAAGAAATGGCACGcaggaagacagagaagaaacacatttgttaaaaCATGAGGTCAGGGCTTGTacatgtgagtgtatgtgtggaATCAAACATGATCTCAGTGTACTAATttagaatgaatgaatttttgTATGTTAAAATCCGAGGACAAGGACAAACGTTACAGCATGTGACAGATATTCGTCTATTTCAgcatccagcagacacacatcaacatgagcatttcttttttttttcttttttttttgtgtccacaAAATGATATAGTGTTACAAACTGTTGCAAAGCTCCtttgttaattttatttgtcatgGACTGTGTTCAAAAAACATTAGTCCAGCAATATGAGGAAACACTTTACCAGATTTAGTCACTTACTTTTCCATCCAGTTGCTTTTCATggttaaaggaacagttcaacatttagAAAATTCCATTTATGAGAgtgagttagatgagaagattgattgATCACTCTCATGTTGTGTAAAAATGAACTTACATTATTTTAGAAAGAGTTACAAGGTGTAATTATTTCTGGGCAACTTTACTTCTCTGGGAAGATGAGCCTGGTTTTCCTTCGCCTCCTGTCTTTAACCTAACCACATCCTGACTCCAGAGGCAAATGAGGTCATCTTCCTGATGGTCATTTGAAACTTAGCAATCGGCAATTAGAATAAGTTGCTGGGTTTGTGTTCAGTAAGAGTGAATAGCAGAACATTTTATCAATCAGCGTGAAGCTTAAACCTCTGGTGTATTAACTCTTTCACCTATAGGTCTGGACTGAAATATGTTTATGCGTTCAGGGGCCCACTCATGGCACAGACCCAACTTACCATCATGTAGGTCAAGACCCTGTCAGAGTCAGCTCTGCCTCTGCatataatataaacatgtgCTGTACTTTTCCCGCTCGGTGTTTAGATAATGTGTGTGGGTTTAGGCATGTGTGTTTCTCCACACACGTCTTATTGGCCTTAATTTGGACCTGCATGTGTTATGTCGACCTAATGTCCGTTCCTTTCAACGACAGCGCTGAACGCTTTCTGCAcctctgcttttttaaataaaggtaCTCATTCTGTGACACAGAGTGCACTTGTAATCTTTGATTACAtcctgataaaaataaataattagtaAATTTGTGTGGAGAAAGTTAAATAGACCCTTCTACGTCAACCCTTCTGTTTGGACACTGAATGAACTTTCCTCTAGGCCTACCCTCTGGACAAACGTTAAACTTTTAGTGCCACTGGTAAGGCTGCTTAAACAAAGATTGGATGCtatattaaaaagtattttaccCTGTAAGGTTCAGTATTGTTCTGCAGATCCATGCTTGAGATGACCCAGCTGTCAGAGGGCGCCTGGCTGCTCCATAGTGGCCTGTCAAAGCTCTTTCCCTCCGTGCGCTGCAGGACCTCCAGGCTTCCCGACCCACTGATCTGGTAGACTAGCCTCAGGCAGCTCCACTCTCCCTGGTCCAGAGTGGGGCTCAGCAGGACCCCTGTGATCTCTTTCGCTTGTGGTCTGACATCTGCACCTATCTCATCATCCTGTTCATCGTCCGTGGCTGCGTCCACTGCAACAAAACGGCCTGAAACAAAAAGGTATTTTGAAAAGATATTGTAAATATCGCTGCTGTCAGTGACTCAATGACATTTTGTTGTACAGGGACAAAATATTGATATCAACATCACTTTGTTTGACTATTTCCCCTTTTCTACAAATAACACTGGTACTTTTCAGGGAAGAAACGGTTCAGTCCTATTCCATGGCATACAAGTGAATTGCCTTCCAAATGACCAGTAAAAAAAGGAGAGGTTGAAAGTTGGAAAATTCAAACTTTATGCAGACTCCATAGTGATTTTCCATAACAAGTGATGCAGTGGTGGAACAAGATTTTCAGTTACAGAAATACAAAGTCTggataaatgtagtggactgACCAACAAATCAACGCTGTCATCATATGAGCTCTACCTGCAGCGctgcaaaaatataaatagttTGACTACTGATCATTAATTTCCAATTTACAAACTGATATTTTGTAAAAACGAGGTTCATGTCTTAGCAGCGATATATTCACCTGGATTCTGGAGAGGGTATGATATAAATCTCTGCCCTGAACAGACTTTTCTTTGGGTAGAAAAGTAGAGAAGAAacctgttaaaggtccagtgtggaggatttagtgggGCCTAGTGGTTGCAACCTCTTcgtctcactctctcctttgtGAAgtagaaactatggtggccatggATGggcaaaaaatgtgaaaggccctgtttaaagccagtgtttagtttgtccgttctgagctaagactcattctaaggtaacaaaaacacaatgattctcattttcaggtggcTATACACAtagaaaacatagttatgaatattatattaaagcCCCCCATATCTGAGaccctggacctttaaaggatgGAAAATCAAGACCCTTCAGACTTGTTGCAACAGACACCTCACCTCTGCTCCCATCATAACAACTGCTCTTAGCTTCTTTTCTGCTCCAGGGGCCGCTGAACTCTCCTCACTAGTCTGTCATTTATTATTCGTCCCAGTGGAATGCCCTGCTGCCCCAGGGCTCGACACACAtgtatccaaacacacacactctcaccgGGGCTGAGCTCATTTCACCTTCAATTCAGTCaactcagtgtgttttttttttgccagtaaACTGCAAATGTTTAGATTTACACACTGAATTGACGAAATTGAATCTAAATAAATCATAACCTTGGCACACATGCTTTCTTGATTTAATCAATGCTAGTGCCTTCTTTTGATTCACAAGAgaagaaagtttaaaaagtgaCTTCACTTCTCTTACATCATGTGCTGCACAGAccacagagaggaaaggaagatggagagatgagagTAAACGAGCAAGAACTAAGCACGCCATTAACTCACCAACGACACTGAACTTTTTTAACAAGCCGCCGGCAATAGCAACAAGGAtggaaacaggaaaagagaaagtggCTGACGTATCCCAGAGGCAAGACTGACAGTGAGACAAGCTGCTACGCGCAACGAccatggtggaaaaaaaataaagtcttaaTAAGGAGTTTTTCCAACAAGGTCTGGCTGCAGATACAGAAGCTCCTGGAGCAGCAAGGCACTGGCATGCTAGAAGGAAGTCTGCCCCATCAAGCAAATGGGtgtaaatgagagagagaaaaacagcagataaatgaattaataatgaaatagTTGTTAGTTGCAGTTACTTTTCAAGCACCAATGACTTTGCCGTGCCACTGGGTATAACGGCATCTGTGGATTGTGGAGATGCAGGGTAAGGCAGCGAGCCTGTCTGAGCTCACTAATGAATGCATTTTATCTTATAAGTACACAagcaaacatgtaaaaacagcaATACAAGACATAGTAAGCCAGCTGATGTGACTTACTCAGGAGTTATGTGCTGGAACAATTTCTAGATAAACAGCAGTTTGTCACAATTTGGAAAGTCGCTGCACCGTTGTTTGTCAAGAAGATGTTCCAGCACATAACTCACTAGTAAGTATTAACTTGCTGCCTTGTGTCGTTGcacctgcttgatgtttgactgttagCGAAGTTTCCAATCATAAATATTCCTCTGCAGGGGCACCAAATCGCAAAAATACcaaatcttacataatgttgcaTTAAGGTCATAGATAAGTCAGCATGTTCGGATCTGTTCTGACACTGGAGAACCTAGATTCAGGAATCAGAAGTGTGGATGTGGGCACTATATATGCTAAAGGAATCATGCCATTTAGTAGCGTCCGGTCCAGCTTTGGGTTAGTGTCGGAACCTGGAATCAGACCAGAACTTGGACCTATTCTGTTGCATCAAATCTGTCAGAACAGGCCTTTGTTTTGTCTAGATAAGACAAGTCAAAGATCTGGCTGGAGTGTTTTGTAACATCAGCATTCATCTACATATCTTAAGGCACTCCATGTCACAATTAATGTGACAAAATCCTGCTGCTATCTGTCTCCAGATGTATCCAC
It encodes:
- the LOC104922900 gene encoding MAM domain-containing protein 2 — its product is MLSFYLLTFAVSIQAHNQLLPGSCNFESNTCEYTSDAGFTSWTLHKDGRFVAVDAATDDEQDDEIGADVRPQAKEITGVLLSPTLDQGEWSCLRLVYQISGSGSLEVLQRTEGKSFDRPLWSSQAPSDSWVISSMDLQNNTEPYRIVIEGKPGQSAGSSVAIFEIHISPGYCLECDFEESHLCGYSNQWNANVNWYVGGGGVQVLNNNIPNDHTYNNKTGHLMYVDSIYAKTFKEVAKLVSPMTKVPISGCLSFQYQRSEERGNLFSVFTRDPLGQYQELWRAGTESQNEWSGTLGEWIPVQVDLKAPYSIQVVFEVAFNSQRGGRVAIDDISFSPEFCSTDTEPNFDPSIANCDFESGLCQYSQDQMGSPWRRVSVKPNIFRNGDHTTGAGSFLLAHSRLSPQSGYVSHLIGPTLPGNMKYCLRFYFSLRGFNQTDRALAVYLQQRNNSQEKIWTQAEKSRGIWIAADVTFQTSQPAKVVFISTCRSFWDCGSVALDDISVNLGDCELTAGSLLSSLSGHCDFEAGLCGYTQDKQSDDADWELRRGPTPTSYTGPRGDHTTGLGYYLHMEASPLLPGQSTRLLSRPLRGSRGLQCLRFYYHMYGSGTGQLSVHLGKDGEDVLLWQRSGEQSIAWLRATVEYQSDSQHQIVFKAIRGSSVRSDIAIDDIILEGGPCPAVEIKSNVGSSNEIE